The sequence below is a genomic window from Armatimonadota bacterium.
AAGGGCGCGAAGGTGCCCAAAAACATCCTTGGAAAAACATTGGGCATGATGTTTTTCAACCCGTCCCTGCGTACGCGCGTATCGTTTGAACTCGCGATGAAGCAGTTTGGAGGCGAGGCGATCTCGCTTTCGGCCAGCGGGGACGTGTGGAATCTCGAATTTGGTGAGGGCGCGGTGATGAACGGCGCGACCGTCGAGCACGTGAAGGACGCGGCCAAGGTCTTGAGCCGGTATGTGGACGGCCTGGCGATCCGCAGTTTCGGCGAACTGAAGGACCTGACGGACGACCTGAGCGAGCGGGTTTTGAAGAGCTTTGCGAAGTACGCAGATATTCCGGTGGTGAGCATGGAATCGGCGACCGAGCACCCGGCGCAGGCGTTGGCGGACATGATGACGATTCGCGAGCGACACGGCGAGGACCGAGTGAAGTTCGTTTTGAGCTGGGCTCCCCACGTGAAGGCTCTGCCGATGGCGGTTCCGCATTCGGCGATTCTGGCAGCGGCGCATCTGGGGCTCGATATTACGATTGCGCATCCGCAGGGCTTTGATCTTGCGCCGAAGTTTGTGGACTACTCGCGCAACGTCGCGAACCAGTTGGGTGGCTCACTGTCGATCAATCATTCGCAAGAGGATGCGTTGGTGGGAGCGAAGGTGGTTTATGCCAAGAACTGGGCTCCATCTTCGGCTTATGGCAACCCAGACAAGCTGGCGCACATGCTGGGTGAGCACAGCGACTGGTTGATGACCGGCGACAAGATCGCGGGGGCAGATACGCTTCTGCACTGTCTACCGGTGCGACGAAATTTGGAGGTCGCGGACAGCGCGCTGGACAACCCGCGTAGTGCGATCTATGACGAAGCCGAGAACCGGCTTTGGGCTCAGGTAGCCTTGCTAGACACGATTTTTGCCCCTTAGAACCCTTATGACATCCCCTCAAATCTCATCCGTTGTCGACTTCTCCAGTATTCGAAGCGCGTTTCCGTACATCAAGACGTTTCGCGGGAAGCGGTTCGTGTTCAAGCTGGGCGGCGAGCTTTGCGAGAACAAAGCCACGCTCAAGCAGATCATGGAGCAGATCGCGCTCCTCAGCATGTTCGGGATCAAGGTTTTGATCGTGCACGGTGGGGGCAAGCACGCGACCGAGCTTGGCGAGCGTCTGGGCTACCGAAGCGCGTTCGTTTCGGGTCGGCGGGTGACGTCGGAAGAGATGATCGAGGTGGCGAAGATGAGCTTTGCTGGGGTGCTGAACTCGGACTTGGTGGCTTCGATGAACTCGCTCGGGATTCCGGCGCTGGGCATCAGCGGGGTGGATTTCAACCTGGTGCAGGCACACCGGCGTCCGCCGGTGAAGATTCACGACGATCGAGTGGGCGAGGAGCGGGAAGTCGACTTTGGTTTTGTGGCAGACGTGGACGGGATCAATTCGGCGGCTTTAGAGACGCTATTGAGTCTGGAGGCGGTGCCGATCGTGGCTTCGCTGGTGGCGGAGGACGACGGGACGATTTTGAACATCAACGCGGACACGCTGGCGACCGAGCTTGCGAAAGCGATGGGCGCTTCGAAGCTGATTCAGTTGACGGCGGTGGACGGGGTCATGAGCGACCTGAAGGACCCGGGTTCGCTGATCAGTGTGTTGACGGCGAAGGAAGCAGAGGCGATGATGAGCGATCCGTCGGTTTCGGGCGGGATGATTCCGAAGCTGAAGAACGCGGTGGCGGCGTTGGAAGGTGGTGTTGATCAGGTGCACATCATCAGCGGGACGAAGCAGGACGCGATTTTGCAGGAAATTTTTACGAACGAAGGTTCGGGCACGATGATCATGGGTTAGGGCACCCTTGACGAGGCAAGCGGTTGGTCCCTCGACATTGGTAGCATGGCCATATGGCCACCAAAAAGAAGGTGCCCTTTCTTCATGACTGCGTGCACAAGGGTGACGGCTCTGAACTCTTCGTAGTTCAGCCGGGCGAGTTTTACGACGCTCTTTTGCTTAACCGGGATCGGTTTCAGCAGGCAGTTGTTGTTTTGGGAGACGACATTTATGGCATCGCTAAGGAGCCTCATGTAGATGTGCTCGACTGCTCTAGCTTTCGGTACCTTGTCATGGCGCTAGGAACTGGTGTTAGCTTTGTAAAGGGCGTTCAATTACCTGAACCTCGGTATCAGAAGATCATCGTTGTTGCCGAC
It includes:
- a CDS encoding N-acetylornithine carbamoyltransferase; its protein translation is MKNFVSFLDHSPELVRQIVEDGLAIKKGAKVPKNILGKTLGMMFFNPSLRTRVSFELAMKQFGGEAISLSASGDVWNLEFGEGAVMNGATVEHVKDAAKVLSRYVDGLAIRSFGELKDLTDDLSERVLKSFAKYADIPVVSMESATEHPAQALADMMTIRERHGEDRVKFVLSWAPHVKALPMAVPHSAILAAAHLGLDITIAHPQGFDLAPKFVDYSRNVANQLGGSLSINHSQEDALVGAKVVYAKNWAPSSAYGNPDKLAHMLGEHSDWLMTGDKIAGADTLLHCLPVRRNLEVADSALDNPRSAIYDEAENRLWAQVALLDTIFAP
- the argB gene encoding acetylglutamate kinase, which produces MTSPQISSVVDFSSIRSAFPYIKTFRGKRFVFKLGGELCENKATLKQIMEQIALLSMFGIKVLIVHGGGKHATELGERLGYRSAFVSGRRVTSEEMIEVAKMSFAGVLNSDLVASMNSLGIPALGISGVDFNLVQAHRRPPVKIHDDRVGEEREVDFGFVADVDGINSAALETLLSLEAVPIVASLVAEDDGTILNINADTLATELAKAMGASKLIQLTAVDGVMSDLKDPGSLISVLTAKEAEAMMSDPSVSGGMIPKLKNAVAALEGGVDQVHIISGTKQDAILQEIFTNEGSGTMIMG